A region from the Gossypium hirsutum isolate 1008001.06 chromosome A08, Gossypium_hirsutum_v2.1, whole genome shotgun sequence genome encodes:
- the LOC107940387 gene encoding brassinosteroid-responsive RING protein 1: MGFPVGYTEVFLPKLLVHTLSFLGFIRNLISAFFNFLGLTNFLETDAVWLENPTQTTLEHPPVSALLILEILPVIKYEELVIVGDPPESCVVCLYEFQGGEEIRWLRNCRHVFHRACLDRWMDHDKKTCPLCRTSFMPDELQDEFNQKLWAASGIADFYGEYSLVPGL, translated from the coding sequence ATGGGGTTTCCAGTTGGTTACACTGAAGTTTTCTTGCCAAAACTCTTGGTTCACACGCTTTCCTTTTTGGGTTTCATCCGTAATCTGATCTCCgcattttttaatttcttaggACTCACCAATTTCCTCGAAACAGACGCAGTCTGGCTCGAAAATCCAACCCAAACGACACTCGAGCATCCGCCCGTATCAGCTCTCCTGATCCTGGAGATACTTCCAGTCATAAAGTACGAGGAGCTCGTCATCGTAGGGGACCCACCAGAGAGCTGTGTTGTTTGCTTGTACGAGTTCCAAGGTGGGGAAGAGATCAGGTGGTTGAGGAACTGTAGACACGTTTTCCATAGGGCATGTTTGGACCGTTGGATGGACCATGATAAGAAAACGTGTCCGCTTTGTAGGACGTCATTCATGCCCGATGAGTTGCAAGACGAGTTTAATCAAAAGCTCTGGGCTGCTTCTGGGATTGCTGATTTTTACGGCGAATACAGTTTGGTTCCAGGATTGTAG